The following DNA comes from Paraburkholderia sp. PGU19.
TGGCAGGCGCAGCGGGTGTCGTGGTCGCGAACAACTACTACAACCAGCCGTTGCTGGCCGAGTTCGCGCTTGCGTTTCACACCAGCGAAAGTCAGGCAGGCGCCGTATCCGTCGCCGCGCAAACGGGTTATGCGCTCGGACTGCTGCTGTTCGTGCCGCTCGGCGACAAGCTCGAACGCCGTTCAATGTTGCGCACGCTGTTGTGCATCGCCAGTGTGGCGCTCGCCGCGATCGCGCTGTCGCCGACGTTGAACTGGCTCGTCGCTGCTAGCTTCCTGACCGGACTCGTCAGTGTCGCGCCGCAGTTGCTCACGCCGTTCGCGGCACAACTCGCCGGGCCACAGCAACGCGGCCAGGCGGTCGGCATCGTGATGTTCGGCTTGCTGTGCGGCATCCTCGTGTCGCGCACGATTTCCGGAACGATCGCGCAGCATTTCGGCTGGCGGGCCGTCTATTGGGTCGCGGCGGCGGCAATGCTAGTCACGGCCGCCGTGCTGTCGCGCATGCTGCCGAGCGCGCAGCCCACGTACACGGGCACGTATCGGCGGCTGATGGGTTCGCTGTTGACGCTGATTCGTGAAGAACCGCTGGTTCGCCAGACCTCGGCCATCGCCGCGCTTCAGTTCGCCGCATTCAGCGCGTTCTGGGCCACGCTGGCGTTTCATCTGCACGCGATGGACGCGCATTACGGCAGCGAGGTCGCGGGCCTGTTCGGACTGGTCGGCGTGGTCGGCGCATCGGCTTCGACGGGTGCAGGCAAGCTGATCGACACGCGCAACCCGCGTCACGTCGTGCTGGCAAGCGGCGCCATCTTCGTCGTGGCCTTTGCGATTCTCGCGGCGACGGGCAACACGATTGCGGGCCTCGTCGCCGGCGTGATCGTGCTCGACCTGGGATTGCAGAGCGGGCATGTCGCGAACATGGCGCGCAACATGAGTATCACGAGCGATGCGATGAGCCGCATCAACACGCTCTACATGACGATCCGCTTTGCGGGCGGCGCGCTTGGGTCGTCGTTGGGCATCTGGGCTTGGAGCGTGTGGCAATGGCCCGGCGTCTGCGCGGTGGGACTCGCGCTCGGATGCGTATCGGTGATGATTCAGGTGCGGCCGCAGATGGCGGGTGAAGCGCAGCGGGAATGATCGCGTGCGGCTAGACCGCTCTCAACGGCGCGGTGGAATGCATCGCCATGTGATTGCCACGATCAGCAGAAAGGCCACATACGCAACCGCGAACATC
Coding sequences within:
- a CDS encoding MFS transporter translates to MRRSIFWLMAGAAGVVVANNYYNQPLLAEFALAFHTSESQAGAVSVAAQTGYALGLLLFVPLGDKLERRSMLRTLLCIASVALAAIALSPTLNWLVAASFLTGLVSVAPQLLTPFAAQLAGPQQRGQAVGIVMFGLLCGILVSRTISGTIAQHFGWRAVYWVAAAAMLVTAAVLSRMLPSAQPTYTGTYRRLMGSLLTLIREEPLVRQTSAIAALQFAAFSAFWATLAFHLHAMDAHYGSEVAGLFGLVGVVGASASTGAGKLIDTRNPRHVVLASGAIFVVAFAILAATGNTIAGLVAGVIVLDLGLQSGHVANMARNMSITSDAMSRINTLYMTIRFAGGALGSSLGIWAWSVWQWPGVCAVGLALGCVSVMIQVRPQMAGEAQRE